In the Brassica napus cultivar Da-Ae chromosome A7, Da-Ae, whole genome shotgun sequence genome, one interval contains:
- the LOC106356836 gene encoding zinc finger protein GIS-like — MCVNTISSSCIYIYINSLGQSASQLNIHASSLSLLALFMDELDGERETKDFMNVESFSQLPFFRRPPSKDKSSKPIRLFGKYFTGGDYFGEDHSEINNKKDKEKEEDQTEDDGKDNSINNNRRFECHYCFRNFPTSQALGGHQNAHKRERQLAKRNASSYFHHPDANLYGYHHYPSWSSGSLPAARFYGAGHTLGTSSSYGTRPNGSPFGLWRVPPSSSSVKGSYNTDAAFTSHHDSYNNSTSPFLVGSQPHPPLHVGGSSAQNRMSSYGHGLSPSLKDNVSLDLHL; from the coding sequence ATGTGTGTTAACACCATATCAagttcatgtatatatatatatataaactctcTGGGACAGTCAGCCTCACAACTAAATATTCACGCATCATCCCTCTCTCTTCTAGCTCTCTTTATGGACGAACTAGATggagaaagagaaacaaaagattTCATGAACGTTGAATCTTTCTCTCAACTTCCATTCTTCCGTCGTCCTCCCTCCAAAGATAAGAGCTCTAAACCCATTCGTCTATTCGGAAAATATTTCACCGGCGGAGATTACTTCGGTGAAGACCACTCCGAgatcaacaacaaaaaagataaagaaaaagaagaagaccaaACCGAAGATGACGGTAAGGACAATAGCATAAACAACAACAGAAGATTCGAGTGTCACTATTGTTTTAGAAACTTCCCTACTTCACAGGCCCTAGGTGGTCACCAAAACGCTCACAAACGAGAACGCCAACTCGCCAAACGCAATGCTTCCTCTTACTTTCATCATCCCGACGCTAACCTCTACGGTTACCATCACTACCCATCCTGGAGCAGCGGGTCATTACCGGCCGCTAGGTTCTATGGTGCTGGACACACTTTAGGCACGTCATCCTCGTATGGCACACGACCGAATGGGAGTCCATTTGGACTATGGCGTGTACCGCCCTCGTCGTCCAGTGTTAAAGGCAGTTATAACACAGACGCAGCGTTTACTAGTCATCATGACTCTTATAATAACTCGACTTCACCGTTTTTGGTCGGTTCTCAACCGCATCCACCGTTACATGTGGGTGGCTCTTCAGCTCAGAACCGCATGTCCTCATACGGGCACGGTTTGAGCCCCAGTTTAAAAGATAATGTGAGTCTCGATCTTCATCTTTAA
- the LOC106353208 gene encoding PLASMODESMATA CALLOSE-BINDING PROTEIN 5-like, translating to MTLPHLHFSLLAATAIMLVAIADAQAGGQVLQAELWCVAKNNAEDSSLQTAIDWACGQGGADCGPIQQGRACNDPTDIQKMASYVFNNYYLKNGLADDACNFNNNAALTSINPSQGTCRYPSSKRVSNGRVADDTSMGSGQADMSRGRRVSTTWILLVFSILMVTWIIHL from the exons ATGACTCTCCCTCACCTCCAtttctctctcctcgccgcgaCGGCGATTATGTTAGTGGCGATTGCGGATGCGCAGGCCGGGGGTCAAGTGCTGCAGGCGGAGCTTTGGTGCGTCGCGAAGAACAACGCGGAAGATTCGTCGCTACAGACGGCGATCGATTGGGCTTGTGGACAAGGAGGCGCGGACTGCGGCCCGATCCAGCAGGGTAGAGCTTGCAACGACCCGACGGATATCCAGAAGATGGCGTCGTATGTGTTCAACAACTACTACTTGAAGAACGGACTCGCAGACGATGCTTGCAATTTCAACAACAACGCTGCTCTCACTTCCATCAATCCCA gTCAAGGAACTTGCAGATACCCTTCGAG TAAGAGAGTGAGCAATGGTCGAGTGGCTGATGACACTTCAATGGGTTCAGGACAAGCAGATATGAGCCGTGGCAGACGGGTTTCCACCACTTGGATCTTGTTGGTCTTTAGCATATTGATGGTGACATGGATAATTCATCTTTAG
- the LOC106353207 gene encoding uncharacterized protein LOC106353207: MASPSDPTDSSRDPATDPDTLPTNPNPPQKPTVEQGGETLNLESTQRDLEAVDQQPDPSIEESKNEDDETDAAQAVTSSNYRRGGGPKKKKGFLKKRKQQEKSREKLEVLLKTLKPIPFVPAKALDFSRHEKLLKTLGIWEFLHLEFDQNIRQDLVANLVAYYSPESRCSYVNGSRVNVTRADLARALKLPKKKDIVVAEEEREVLERDESAKFVDEILETWVLLHTDDMWIMPVEVVEWGRDVKEKKLEKLDWAALLWFMVEKELKAGPELGDCFFASHLQLLIRSQKEDLLREESNDDEEDDVKEVEVLVKSPKEDCLEVKEEDDDVKEVGVVVKSPKEDSLEVKEEEDVGAADSGRDNCATDATELKEEETYVEEHMIELNLGQETVSEMVAEEEQQGPVEEQPMDVEEDKKEEVEKWSWNDDTHAGSTSHFLRHCDLSIATEGDEENNIEGPMEMGEDEQIEDLEEEETEEDKERHEGGFPFFPNGDSLHGDGMLGDVSPLRFASGLQMHGNSTGGHFLASRVDMHMAMGSGSNTNNKRQIDHENDMSYHNPDGKRMRTEEPSWDEKPQPVEVCVDQIVLWAEKARMSCAQKDRERAQSAMNQEYLMSELQRKDEMIHDLERSKYEEQQRKDLMIYRLESELRMMTSVLEGYRKALKETKKASNEHRKRCPLRDDKPVYKDVKGSGGLVLSVAEIEKLRLKREGEDKMTRARIERQIEEFGSEWFKVFQEQMDAVESLNERLIVVENEVKICREALSESKNDEPFEAVTADAATEET, from the coding sequence ATGGCTTCACCGTCAGATCCCACCGATTCCTCTCGAGATCCAGCTACAGACCCAGATACTCTTCCCACGAACCCTAACCCACCGCAGAAACCCACCGTAGAGCAAGGAGgcgaaaccctaaacctagaATCAACCCAGAGAGATCTCGAGGCCGTAGATCAGCAGCCAGATCCATCGATCGAAGAAAGCAAGAACGAAGACGACGAAACTGACGCAGCACAAGCCGTAACCTCTTCTAATTACCGCCGCGGAGGTgggccgaagaagaagaaagggttTCTCAAGAAACGTAAGCAGCAAGAGAAGTCAAGGGAGAAGCTTGAGGTACTCTTGAAAACCCTAAAGCCCATTCCTTTCGTCCCAGCTAAAGCCCTAGACTTTTCTCGCCACGAGAAGCTGCTGAAGACGTTGGGGATCTGGGAGTTTCTTCACTTGGAGTTCGACCAAAACATCCGACAGGATCTTGTTGCGAACCTTGTTGCTTATTACAGTCCTGAGAGTAGGTGTAGCTATGTGAATGGGTCTAGGGTTAATGTTACTCGTGCTGATTTGGCTCGAGCTTTGAAGCTGCCTAAGAAGAAAGACATTGTGGTTGCTGAGGAGGAGAGGGAGGTTTTGGAGAGGGATGAGTCGGCTAAGTTTGTGGATGAGATTTTGGAGACTTGGGTGCTGCTTCATACTGATGATATGTGGATTATGCCTGTGGAGGTGGTTGAATGGGGGAGGGATGTAAAGGAGAAGAAGttggagaagcttgattgggCTGCACTGCTATGGTTCATGGTTGAGAAAGAGCTGAAAGCTGGTCCTGAGCTCGGTGATTGTTTCTTTGCTTCGCATCTGCAGCTGTTGATCAGAAGCCAGAAAGAAGATTTACTTAGGGAAGAATCTAATGATGATGAGGAGGATGATGTTAAGGaggttgaggttttggtaaaGTCTCCAAAGGAAGATTGTTTGGAGGTTAaggaggaggatgatgatgtTAAGGAGGTTGGTGTTGTGGTGAAGTCTCCAAAGGAAGATAGTTTGGAGGTTAAGGAGGAGGAAGATGTTGGTGCTGCAGATTCAGGAAGAGATAATTGTGCCACTGATGCCACTGAATTAAAGGAAGAAGAGACTTATGTGGAAGAACATATGATTGAACTGAATCTCGGGCAAGAGACTGTGTCTGAAATGGTCGCTGAGGAGGAGCAGCAAGGTCCTGTTGAGGAACAGCCAATGGATGTTGAGGAAGATAAGAAGGAAGAGGTTGAAAAGTGGTCGTGGAATGACGACACTCATGCTGGTTCTACTTCCCATTTTCTTCGCCACTGTGATCTTAGTATCGCTACAGAAGGAGACGAAGAGAACAACATAGAAGGGCCCATGGAAATGGGAGAAGACGAACAGATTGAAGATCTTGAGGAAGAGGAAACTGAGGAAGATAAAGAAAGGCATGAAGGAGGGTTTCCCTTTTTCCCAAATGGAGACTCACTTCATGGAGATGGCATGTTAGGAGATGTATCTCCCTTACGTTTTGCCTCTGGGTTACAGATGCACGGCAACTCAACTGGTGGTCATTTCCTTGCTTCTAGGGTTGACATGCATATGGCTATGGGCTCAGGTAGTAACACCAACAACAAGAGGCAGATTGATCATGAGAATGATATGTCTTATCACAACCCTGACGGTAAGAGGATGAGGACTGAAGAGCCGTCTTGGGATGAAAAGCCGCAACCAGTTGAGGTATGCGTGGATCAGATTGTGCTGTGGGCTGAGAAAGCTAGGATGTCATGTGCTCAAAAGGATCGAGAGCGTGCACAGTCTGCGATGAACCAGGAGTATCTGATGAGCGAGCTGCAAAGAAAAGATGAAATGATTCATGATCTTGAAAGAAGCAAGTACGAGGAGCAACAGAGGAAAGATCTAATGATCTATAGGCTTGAGAGTGAGCTTAGGATGATGACAAGTGTGTTAGAAGGATACAGGAAGGCTTTGAAAGAAACCAAAAAGGCGTCAAACGAGCACAGGAAGCGTTGCCCTTTGCGTGATGATAAACCTGTCTACAAGGATGTTAAGGGCTCTGGAGGTTTAGTTCTGAGCGTTGCTGAAATTGAGAAGCTGAGATTGAAGCGAGAAGGGGAAGACAAGATGACACGAGCTCGAATAGAGAGACAGATCGAGGAGTTTGGAAGTGAATGGTTTAAAGTGTTTCAAGAGCAAATGGATGCTGTGGAGTCGCTAAACGAGAGATTGATCGTGGTTGAAAATGAAGTGAAGATATGTAGAGAAGCACTTTCGGAAAGCAAGAATGATGAGCCTTTCGAAGCTGTTACTGCTGATGCTGCTACAGAAGAGACATGA
- the LOC111214139 gene encoding basic leucine zipper 61-like: protein MAQLPPKIPTMTTTTPHWPDFSSQKLPSIAATAAATAGQQNPSWMDEFLDFSTTRRGTHRRSISDSIAFLETPSSGVGSHHFDRFDDEQFMSMFNDDVHQNHNNQHSNNVGPTRSSSNTSTPSSDDDNKEPLSTDHNHMDTTPIPSNVAGNDNNETDEVQSQCKTEPQDGPSLNQDSGGSSGNRIHDPKRVKRILANRQSAQRSRVRKLQYISELERSVTSLQTEVSVLSPRVAFLDHQRLLLNVDNSAIKQRIAALAQDKIFKDAHQEALKREIERLRQVYHQQSLKKMENNVSDQSPADIKPSVEKEQLLNA from the exons ATGGCACAACTCCCTCCAAAGATCCCAACCATGACGACTACGACGCCGCATTGGCCTGACTTTTCCTCCCAAAAATTACCTTCCATCGCCGCAACAGCCGCCGCAACCGCGGGACAACAGAATCCTTCGTGGATGGACGAGTTTCTCGACTTCTCAACGACTCGTCGTGGGACACACCGTCGTTCAATAAGCGACTCCATCGCGTTCCTAGAAACTCCTTCCTCAGGCGTCGGAAGCCACCACTTCGACAGGTTCGACGATGAGCAGTTCATGTCCATGTTCAACGACGACGTACACCAAAACCACAATAACCAACACAGCAACAATGTGGGTCCCACGCGTTCTTCTTCCAATACCTCCACGCCGTCCAGCGACGATGACAACAAAGAACCACTATCGACCGATCATAATCACATGGACACCACACCTATTCCCAGCAACGTCGCCGGTAACGATAATAACGAAACAGATGAGGTTCAAAGCCAGTGCAAGACGGAGCCACAAGATGGCCCGTCGTTAAATCAAGACAGCGGTGGAAGCTCCGGTAATCGGATTCACGATCCCAAAAGGGtaaaaag AATTTTAGCAAATAGGCAATCAGCACAGAGATCAAGGGTGAGGAAACTGCAATACATATCAGAGCTTGAACGGAGCGTTACTTCATTGCAG ACGGAAGTTTCAGTGTTATCGCCACGAGTTGCGTTTTTGGATCACCAGCGACTGCTTCTCAACGTTGACAATAGCGCTATCAAGCAACGTATCGCCGCTTTAGCACAAgacaaaattttcaaagacg CTCACCAAGAAGCATTGAAGAGAGAAATAGAGAGACTTCGACAAGTGTATCATCAACAGAGCCTCAAGAAGATGGAGAATAATGTCTCCGACCAATCTCCAGCCGATATCAAACCGTCCGTTGAGAAAGAGCAGCTCCTCAATGCCTAA